Proteins co-encoded in one Dyella japonica A8 genomic window:
- the purE gene encoding 5-(carboxyamino)imidazole ribonucleotide mutase: MTSTSLPPRVGVVMGSRSDWETMEHASSVLAELGVAHEVQVVSAHRTPDLLFQYADEAVGRGIQVIIAGAGGAAHLPGMLAAKTRLPVFGVPVQSKALNGMDSLLSIAQMPAGIPVGTLAIGRAGAVNAGILAASVLALHDPAIAAALDAYRHRQTKAVLDNPDPRS; encoded by the coding sequence ATGACCTCGACTTCCCTCCCGCCGCGCGTGGGTGTTGTGATGGGCTCCCGTTCGGACTGGGAAACCATGGAGCACGCGTCCAGCGTGCTGGCCGAACTGGGCGTGGCGCACGAGGTGCAGGTGGTTTCCGCGCACCGCACGCCCGACCTGCTGTTCCAGTACGCCGACGAAGCGGTTGGTCGCGGCATCCAGGTCATCATTGCCGGTGCCGGTGGCGCCGCCCACCTGCCGGGCATGCTGGCGGCCAAGACCCGCCTTCCCGTGTTCGGCGTGCCGGTGCAGTCCAAGGCGCTGAACGGCATGGACTCCCTGCTTTCCATTGCCCAGATGCCGGCCGGCATCCCGGTGGGCACCCTGGCGATCGGCCGTGCCGGCGCCGTCAATGCCGGCATCCTCGCCGCCTCGGTGCTTGCCCTGCATGACCCGGCCATTGCCGCTGCGCTGGACGCCTATCGCCACCGCCAGACCAAGGCCGTGCTGGACAACCCGGATCCCCGCTCGTGA
- the sodB gene encoding superoxide dismutase [Fe], with protein MAFELPPLPYEKNALEPNISAETLEYHYGKHHQAYVTNLNNLVKGTEFENASLEDIIKKSSGGVFNNAAQVWNHTFYWHSLSPNGGKEPTGKLADAITKAFGSVEKFKEEFTKSAVGNFGSGWTWLVQRPDGSLGIVNTSNAATPITGSDKPLLTCDVWEHAYYIDYRNARPKYIEAFWNLVNWDFAAKNLA; from the coding sequence ATGGCCTTCGAACTCCCCCCCTTGCCCTATGAAAAGAATGCGCTGGAGCCGAACATCTCCGCCGAAACGCTGGAGTACCACTACGGCAAGCATCACCAGGCGTACGTGACCAACCTCAACAACCTCGTCAAGGGCACCGAGTTCGAGAACGCCTCGCTGGAGGACATCATCAAGAAGTCGTCCGGTGGCGTGTTCAATAACGCCGCCCAGGTCTGGAACCACACCTTCTACTGGCACTCGCTCAGCCCGAACGGCGGCAAGGAGCCGACCGGCAAGCTGGCCGACGCCATCACCAAGGCCTTCGGCTCGGTAGAGAAGTTCAAGGAAGAGTTCACCAAGTCGGCCGTAGGCAACTTCGGCTCGGGCTGGACCTGGCTGGTGCAGCGTCCGGACGGCTCGCTGGGCATCGTCAACACCTCCAACGCCGCCACGCCGATCACCGGCAGCGACAAGCCGCTGTTGACCTGCGACGTGTGGGAACACGCGTACTACATCGACTACCGCAACGCTCGTCCGAAGTACATCGAGGCGTTCTGGAACCTGGTGAACTGGGACTTCGCGGCCAAGAACCTGGCCTGA
- a CDS encoding 5-(carboxyamino)imidazole ribonucleotide synthase — MTDRRQPVLGILGGGQLARMLALAAAPLGVKTLVVDSAADACAGQVAPLVVADWTDYDALDHFARQVDVVTFDFENVPAETAHWLATRVAVFPAPRALAVAQDRLAEKTLFRECGLMTPAFQAVDTREDLDRALATIGAPAILKTRRLGYDGKGQFRIKTLADADAAWAALGAQAQAHGLILEAFVPFDRELSVIAVRSRDGDFRTWPLTQNWHTDGVLSLSLAPASDIVALQERATGLARTLAEKLDYVGVFALELFVKNGELLGNEMAPRVHNSGHWTIEGALTSQFENHVRAVLGLPLGATSARGLSAMFNWIGELPDAAPVLQAVDAHWHDYGKQPRVGRKVGHATVCAPDASQLVERLSGIAHALGRDQQAEPAVGKLTEKKNAP; from the coding sequence GTGACCGACCGTCGCCAACCCGTTCTCGGCATTCTCGGCGGCGGCCAGCTGGCCCGCATGCTTGCGCTCGCGGCTGCTCCGCTGGGCGTGAAGACGCTGGTGGTCGACAGCGCCGCTGATGCCTGCGCCGGACAGGTCGCCCCGCTGGTGGTGGCGGACTGGACCGACTACGACGCGCTGGACCATTTCGCCCGCCAGGTGGACGTGGTCACCTTCGATTTCGAGAACGTGCCGGCGGAAACCGCGCACTGGCTCGCCACGCGCGTGGCCGTGTTCCCGGCGCCGCGCGCACTCGCCGTGGCGCAGGATCGCCTGGCCGAAAAGACCTTGTTCCGCGAATGCGGCCTGATGACGCCGGCATTTCAGGCGGTCGATACGCGCGAGGATCTCGATCGCGCCCTGGCGACCATCGGCGCCCCCGCCATCCTTAAGACCCGCCGCCTTGGTTACGACGGCAAGGGTCAGTTCCGCATCAAGACGCTGGCCGATGCCGATGCGGCGTGGGCAGCGCTGGGCGCACAGGCCCAGGCACATGGCCTGATCCTGGAAGCCTTCGTTCCGTTCGACCGCGAGCTGTCGGTGATTGCCGTGCGCAGCCGCGACGGCGATTTCCGCACCTGGCCCCTCACGCAGAACTGGCATACCGATGGCGTGTTGTCGCTCAGCCTGGCACCGGCATCGGACATTGTGGCCCTGCAGGAGCGGGCGACCGGCCTTGCCCGTACCCTGGCGGAGAAGCTGGACTACGTCGGCGTGTTCGCACTCGAACTGTTCGTGAAGAACGGCGAGCTGCTGGGCAACGAAATGGCGCCGCGCGTGCACAACTCCGGTCACTGGACCATCGAGGGCGCGCTCACCAGCCAGTTCGAAAACCATGTGCGTGCCGTGCTTGGCCTGCCGCTGGGCGCGACCTCCGCGCGTGGCCTGTCCGCCATGTTCAACTGGATCGGTGAGCTGCCGGACGCGGCCCCCGTGCTGCAAGCCGTGGATGCGCACTGGCACGACTACGGCAAGCAGCCGCGCGTCGGCCGCAAGGTGGGACATGCCACGGTGTGTGCGCCGGATGCGAGCCAGCTGGTGGAGCGCCTGTCTGGCATTGCGCATGCGCTGGGCCGCGACCAGCAGGCGGAGCCGGCGGTCGGCAAGTTGACGGAAAAGAAGAACGCGCCATAG